A single genomic interval of Mycosarcoma maydis chromosome 8, whole genome shotgun sequence harbors:
- a CDS encoding uncharacterized protein (related to Adapter-related protein complex 3 delta 1 subunit) translates to MFERSLSALIKGLRSHRGKDEPKYVAQIMDEIRHEVRSGDLEVKAEAVLKLTYLQMLGYPFSGANFHMLETMASAKYHHKHIGYLAAAQCFAADTDVLILATNMIKKDLQSSQPLDVAIALNGLSHITTPDLATHLGPDVIRLLTHSRPMIRKKALLVLYALIIKSPNLLETGWDRLRDKLDDSDLGVVSAAVNVVCELARRDPRPFLPLSPQLFRLLTTSTNNWMLIKIIKLFGSLTPLEPRLVKKLVPPITTIISTTPAMSLLYECIHTIIIGGMLTQPGGEDLAHTCVEKLAAFLTDSDQNLKYIALLALVKILPSHPHLVAEHQDVIFESIEDPDLSIRLRALELVSGMAVSRNLESIVLQLLSHLEPPSSSSQTASGSLNGAAAALKASLASGGWAGSDADPSSSSLAAITSANNPTLSPSYRLEIVERILALGSYDTYANVVDFSWYLDTLVHLSMVTNLPDGNSIGSQIRDQLIDITARVRAIRPHATRVMVSLLSDGRLVPSYDWTRSDAGLVLTRPLSGAAGDDMREARKVLHACAWILGEYAYELGSPASQVIVQLLRPALFDVAVCDASTSAACVHGAVKLYAFWASALSTRWSQDGMKPQVEFDDLVDTTHEVAARFEAIQRMSLDAEVQERTVEYRQLFRLIQKDFESYQAGPCTKDAKAAESAGSHSKDDLGKHVQQSEKREPTHTSPPRSLDLLSPLFFNHALGPLGANAQSRVPAPIELDLNAWIVAPESYVVLDGIHLPSHLDADNDAPSTTDVVQAAPKSADKESKAQRDARLQAQRAQDPFYIVSASNAPRQTARHVDEEQDVDQIPIVRLDTLMGSVIRGAQNEHVSAPVLEQEEMPEPIARKSKKKSSLKVTHAQDADPEGAMKVVKVTKKKKPSNKSGASRVVID, encoded by the coding sequence ATGTTTGAGCGATCACTCTCGGCCCTCATCAAGGGCCTCCGGTCACATCGCGGCAAGGATGAGCCCAAGTATGTCGCTCAGATCATGGACGAGATTCGCCATGAAGTACGCTCGGGAGACCTCGAGGTAAAGGCAGAAGCTgtgctcaagctcacctACCTTCAGATGCTCGGATATCCTTTCTCTGGCGCCAACTTTCACAtgctcgagacgatggCTTCCGCAAAGTACCACCACAAGCACATCGGCTAtcttgctgcagctcagtgctttgctgctgacaCGGACGTGCTCATCTTGGCCACCAACATGATCAAGAAGGATTTGCAATCGAGTCAACCTCTCGATGTAGCAATCGCGCTCAATGGGTTGTCACACATCACAACACCCGACCTGGCCACGCATCTGGGACCGGATGTCATCAGGCTTTTAACGCATAGCAGACCGATGATCAGGAAAAAggcgctgctcgtgctgtATGCGCTCATCATCAAGTCGCCCAATTTGCTCGAAACAGGTTGGGACCGTTTGAGGGATAAACTCGACGATTCAGACCTCGGAGTGGTTTCGGCGGCGGTCAACGTTGTCTGCGAGCTGGCTAGGCGTGACCCAAGACCATTCCTTCCCCTCTCACCGCAGCTCTTTCGTCTTCTGACCACATCCACTAACAACTGGATGCTCATCAAGATCATCAAGCTCTTTGGCTCGCTCACTCCCCTCGAACCACGTCttgtcaagaagctcgttCCGCCAATAACCACGATCATCTCCACCACACCAGCCATGTCTCTGCTGTATGAGTGTATtcacaccatcatcatcggcgGTATGCTTACTCAGCCTGGAGGAGAAGATCTTGCTCACACATGCGTCGAGAAACTGGCTGCTTTTCTGACGGATTCCGATCAGAATCTCAAGTACATTGCGTTGCTGGCGCTTGTCAAGATTCTGCCGAGTCACCCGCACTTGGTCGCGGAGCATCAGGATGTCATCTTTGAGTCCATCGAAGATCCCGATCTGTCCATCAGGCTGCGCGCGCTTGAGCTGGTATCGGGTATGGCGGTGAGCAGGAACCTAGAAAGTATCGTCTTGCAGCTACTCTCCCATCTCGAGCCaccctcttcctcttctcAGACCGCCTCGGGCTCTCTCAAcggcgctgcagcagcgctcaAAGCGAGTTTGGCAAGCGGTGGTTGGGCAGGCTCGGATGCTGATCCATCATCCAGCTCGTTAGCCGCTATCACTTCGGCCAACAATCCGACACTATCGCCGTCGTACAGGCTCGAGATTGTCGAGCGCATTTTGGCGCTGGGAAGCTACGATACGTACGCCAACGTGGTCGACTTTTCTTGGTATCTCGATACACTTGTGCACTTGTCCATGGTTACCAATTTGCCAGATGGGAACAGCATCGGGTCGCAGATTCGAGATCAGCTCATTGACATCACCGCTCGAGTCCGGGCCATTCGACCGCACGCGACACGCGTCATGGTTTCTTTGCTCAGCGATGGACGTCTGGTGCCCTCGTACGATTGGACGCGATCCGATGCAGGATTAGTCCTGACCAGGCCGTTGTCAGGTGCTGCGGGCGACGATATGAGAGAAGCACGCAAAGTGCTTCACGCGTGCGCTTGGATCCTGGGCGAATATGCCTACGAACTCGGCAGCCCTGCTTCCCAAGTCAtcgtgcagctgctcagaCCCGCTCTGTTCGATGTCGCTGTCTGcgatgcttccacctcggcagCGTGCGTACACGGCGCGGTCAAATTGTATGCGTTCTGGGCTTCGGCGCTCTCGACGCGGTGGAGCCAAGATGGTATGAAGCCGCAGGTTGAATTCGACGATCTAGTTGATACAACACACGAGGTTGCGGCGAGGTTCGAGGCGATTCAGAGGATGTCGTTGGATGCAGAGGTGCAGGAGCGAACGGTCGAATATCGACAGCTGTTCAGGCTGATACAGAAGGATTTCGAGTCGTACCAGGCCGGGCCTTGCACAAAGGACGCTAAGGCAGCGGAAAGCGCAGGTTCGCATTCGAAAGATGATCTAGGAAAGCACGTTCAGCAAAGCGAGAAGAGAGAGCCAACTCATACCTCACCACCACGAAGTCTCGATTTGCTCTCGCCGCTATTTTTCAACCACGCACTCGGACCTTTGGGTGCCAATGCACAGTCTCGAGTGCCAGCGCCAATCGAGCTGGATTTGAACGCGTGGATCGTCGCTCCTGAAAGCTACGTCGTTCTGGACGGAATCCATCTTCCGTCGCACCTAGATGCAGATAACGATGCGCCTTCGACCACCGATGTGGTTCAAGCCGCTCCCAAGTCCGCCGATAAGGAGAGCAAAGCGCAACGCGACGCAAGACTGCAGGCTCAACGCGCACAAGATCCGTTCTACATTGTCAGTGCTTCCAACGCACCGCGGCAAACCGCACGACATGTAgacgaggagcaagatGTGGATCAGATCCCCATTGTTCGATTGGACACTCTTATGGGTTCAGTAATAAGGGGTGCGCAGAACGAACATGTGAGCGCTCCAGTGTTGGAACAGGAAGAGATGCCCGAGCCGATCGCTAGGAAGAGCAAAAAGAAATCAAGTCTCAAGGTCACGCATGCACAAGATGCTGATCCAGAGGGTGCTATGAAGGTGGTCAAAGtgaccaagaagaagaagccgtCCAATAAGAGTGGGGCGTCGAGGGTTGTCATTGATTGA
- a CDS encoding uncharacterized protein (related to TIM54 (component of the mitochondrial TIM22 translocase)), protein MSSTPPSQSQTTSSASTTSAASTSASASSSSTTSNAGSAAKPAAPAPVPREIPAVLRPLEYMGIPKSVLAWKPRLPSRNWSIFLVTVGTLSYLYYDDRRQCKIIRQDYIDKVKHLSNEPMKPGEWPRKITVYATRSPGDDDYDKALLYFKKYIKPVLVAAGIDWEVTNGTRHGGLARELQSKIQERRRKLLGLEPWMDEITAMSQSQFSLTPQQELQREIDGGIVLVGRPAFKEWAWALKNGWCTPLEVLKRDRDDELAQELAEDPAFDEIPAEPSTLANSDSPSSTTSEFLDEKDKAIAALAEAGDEDGAGAPLPSRLGSATTNLGSVPYGFGSGPNAFSGMKGPSPADTARAEKKRVRSEAEAAAARLDPKLLVPSEQIPAQPPICFVDFTNLVGWRNIPLRMYHFFRQRDKVQHGAELALTLVYGTKETAREFQPGRLGTQPGQVPQVPPQGGDLDWGIETEERYPPYFLKTEKNIAEARESYYKALPKHLKDARDLARGLREQTKLEKNDPSKTEAELREQRFNKEKEWRNAEMGFEIIRPSAAVEWDERFRGSLRVFELSSEVSEQINHHQQLRKEANKDKEQKTAAEEKRLKEEQAQRQKELESQPLEELPTGI, encoded by the coding sequence ATGAGCTCGACACCGCCATCACAGTCACAAACCAcatcgtcggcatcgacaACTTCAGCCGCCTCTACATCAGCCTCCgcgtcaagctcgtcaaccACAAGCAATGCCGGCTCTGCTGCTAAACCGGCCGCTCCGGCTCCGGTCCCTCGCGAAATACCTGCCGTCCTTCGCCCACTCGAGTACATGGGCATCCCCAAAAGCGTTCTCGCTTGGAAGCCTCGCTTGCCATCCCGCAACTGGtccatcttcctcgtcacTGTCGGAACGCTCTCCTACCTCTACTACGATGACCGTCGCCAATGCAAGATCATCCGTCAAGACTACAtcgacaaggtcaagcaTCTTTCCAACGAGCCTATGAAACCTGGAGAGTGGCCACGCAAGATCACCGTCTACGCTACTCGTTCGCCCGGTGATGACGACTACGACAAAGCGCTTCTTTACTTTAAGAAGTACATCAAGCCTGtgcttgtcgctgctggtATTGATTGGGAGGTGACTAACGGCACTCGCCACGGCGGTCTAGCTCGAGAGCTGCAGAGCAAAATCCAGGAGAGAAGACGCAAACTCCTTGGCCTCGAGCCTTGGATGGACGAGATCACTGCCATGTCACAGTCACAATTTTCGCTTACACCGCAGCAGGAGCTTCAAAGGGAAATCGATGGTGGAATCGTTCTGGTCGGTAGACCTGCATTCAAGGAATGGGCGTGGGCGCTCAAGAATGGCTGGTGCACACCCCTCGAAGTGCTCAAACgtgatcgagacgatgagCTAGCACAGGAACTCGCAGAGGACCCTGCATTTGACGAGATTCCTGCCGAACCTTCCACTTTGGCCAACAGTGACAGCCCATCATCAACAACGAGCGAGTTCCTCGACGAAAAGGACAAGGCCAtcgctgcgcttgctgaagcaggcgacgaggatggcgcAGGTGCACCACTTCCATCGCGTCTTGGTTCTGCTACCACCAACCTTGGTTCTGTACCGTATGGTTTCGGCTCCGGTCCCAACGCATTTAGCGGCATGAAGGGTCCATCCCCTGCTGATACAGCTAGAGCCGAAAAGAAGCGCGTCAGATCCGAGGCCGAAGCTGCCGCCGCACGACTCGATCCTAAGCTCCTAGTACCATCCGAACAGATCCCGGCCCAACCCCCCATCTGCTTTGTCGACTTTACCAATCTGGTCGGTTGGCGCAACATTCCACTTCGCATGTATCACTTCTTCCGACAGCGCGACAAGGTGCAACACGGGGCCGAGCTTGCGCTCACCCTTGTTTATGGTACCAAGGAAACGGCGCGTGAATTCCAGCCCGGTCGTCTTGGCACTCAACCGGGCCAAGTGCCACAAGTCCCACCGCAAGGCGGGGATCTCGACTGGGGCATCGAAACGGAAGAACGCTACCCACCCTACTTCTTGAAAACCGAAAAGAATATCGCCGAGGCACGAGAGAGCTACTACAAAGCGCTTCCGAAACACCTCAAAGACGCACGAGATCTGGCCAGAGGACTGCGTGAGCAaaccaagctcgaaaagaACGACCCCAGCAAGACCGAGGCCGAGCTACGGGAGCAGCGTTTCAACAAAGAAAAAGAATGGAGGAATGCAGAGATGGGTTTCGAGATCATCCGACCCAGCGCAGCTGTCGAGTGGGACGAAAGGTTCCGCGGCAGCTTGAGGGTGTTTGagctgtcgagcgaggtgagcgaACAAATcaaccaccaccagcagtTAAGAAAGGAGGCGAATAAGGACAAGGAACAAAAGACGGCAGCCGAGGAAAAGAGATTGAAAGAGGAGCAGGCTCAGCGTCAGAAGGAGCTCGAATCTCAGCCTCTTGAAGAGTTGCCCACGGGTATCTAG
- a CDS encoding uncharacterized protein (related to EXO1 - exonuclease which interacts with Msh2p) — MGIQGLLPLLKDVQNSVHVSSYAGKTLGIDAYVWLHRGAYGCAREIVLGDPTPRYIAHAVSRIRMLQHFGVKPYLVFDGDKLPAKKGTEDEREQRRSDNLRRAKELEQEKKLQQARDVYAKCVDITPEMAFQLIKVLKEDNIPYVVAPYEADAQLAYLEAEGIIDGVVTEDSDLLVFGCKTVLFKLDQAGNAVEMLQHRFWTNRQVALSGWTAVEFRQMAILSGCDYLPSIVGMGLKNAHRLLRRYKTVDKVLQAVRLEGKMRIPPTYSREFRKAELTFVHQRVFDPRSQKLVTLTPLPDGTHDDMLPFIGAPMEDHMAKGVAEGIIDPIAKTPIVDRLPKPLSTRSSSASNIASTSALASAAAAAAAAAGVRSLDRSTTAPSTINLAGSANGGSSFYRPSVGGASSLAKKKVVSKESGLQSLHGFFGGSSRTSNKIESSQSKTAAGSSTQKQERVPLAPRDTNRRTGADEIANGVELARKQQVDARPTQSKFFTARRSSQDAKLDHAYLHLGGQLTPPKPHQDPNDSGYWDEECDDMRDFVNSSSPPRAPSVVPESQPLVVDTQEVWQTTQLPESTVESVVATQLVHSTKSSRSSSAVVVVPQTPSKGRRRMARASTESEAGLSSPESAMGSGFISSPASSTAHAGGDGASAERANDLDELDEEAFASSAVLASRAAGLERKRRASQDGDDEMEAEPMTPMAATRKALLHTSASMSKLEAFRYTTHTPRKEQPELQRGTLPRRSMYTSCTTSVNATSPSILKLTAATRTPVASAGSRPNKFLKPSPTLLLDGVDESGTHLTLDTSCVGVGSSGSGGGLFDRFRYSDR, encoded by the coding sequence ATGGGTATCCAGGGTCTGCTACCGTTGCTCAAGGACGTTCAGAATTCGGTTCATGTCTCGAGCTATGCCGGCAAGACTTTGGGCATCGATGCCTACGTCTGGCTCCATCGTGGTGCATATGGCTGCGCACGAGAGATTGTTCTGGGCGATCCAACTCCGCGCTACATTGCTCACGCGGTGAGTCGCATTCGTATGCTGCAGCATTTCGGTGTGAAACCGTACCTCGTGTTTGATGGCGACAAGCTTCCTGCCAAAAAGGGCACcgaggatgagcgagaACAGCGTCGAAGCGACAACTTGCGACGCGCaaaggagctcgagcaggagaaaaagctgcagcaagcaAGGGATGTGTACGCGAAATGCGTTGACATCACGCCCGAAATGGCCTTCCAGCTGATCAAGGTGCTGAAGGAGGACAACATCCCATACGTCGTAGCACCGTATGAGGCAGATGCACAACTGGCGTATTTGGAAGCCGAAGGAATCATAGATGGTGTCGTTACTGAGGACTCGGATCTGCTCGTGTTTGGCTGCAAGACAGTGCTCTTCAAACTCGACCAGGCAGGCAATGCGGTAGAAATGCTGCAACACCGATTCTGGACCAACCGACAGGTCGCGCTTTCCGGTTGGACTGCCGTTGAGTTTCGTCAGATGGCCATCCTTTCCGGCTGCGACTATCTGCCAAGCATTGTCGGCATGGGGCTCAAAAACGCGCACAGGCTGCTCAGGAGGTACAAGACGGTCGATAAAGTTTTGCAAGCTGTGCGTCTGGAAGGTAAGATGCGTATTCCGCCCACCTACTCGCGCGAGTTCCGCAAAGCTGAGCTCACCTTTGTGCACCAGAGGGTGTTTGATCCGCGCTCGCAGAAGCTCGTCACACTCACACCGCTGCCAGATGGTACGCATGATGACATGCTGCCGTTCATTGGGGCTCCCATGGAAGATCATATGGCCAAAGGCGTGGCCGAGGGGATTATTGATCCGATTGCTAAGACTCCAATTGTGGATCGGCTGCCAAAGCCGCTCAGCACACGCAGCAGTTCGGCCAGCAATATCGCGTCGACAAGCGCATtagcatcagcagcagcagcagcagcagcagccgctggTGTACGTTCTTTGGATCGCAGCACAACGGCTCCGTCCACGATCAATTTAGCCGGCAGCGCCAATGGAGGTAGCAGTTTTTATCGACCCTCTGTGGGTGGAGCGTCGTCCTTGGCAAAGAAGAAGGTGGTCAGCAAGGAATCGGGCTTGCAGAGTCTCCATGGGTTTTTTGGCGGATCGAGTCGGACCAGCAACAAGATCGAATCCAGTCAAAGCAAAACTGCGGcgggcagcagcacacaGAAGCAAGAACGAGTGCCGCTGGCTCCTCGTGATACGAACAGGCGCACAGGCGCAGACGAGATAGCCAACGGAGTGGAACTCGCGCGCAAGCAACAAGTGGATGCAAGACCAACGCAGAGCAAGTTTTTCAccgctcgtcgatcttcgCAAGACGCCAAACTGGACCATGCTTACCTGCACCTGGGTGGGCAGTTGACACCGCCAAAGCCACATCAGGATCCCAACGACTCTGGTTACTGGGACGAAGAGTGCGACGACATGCGCGATTTCGTCAATTCGAGCAGTCCTCCTCGCGCGCCCTCGGTAGTTCCAGAATCGCAGCCGCTAGTAGTGGATACACAAGAGGTTTGGCAGACAACACAGCTGCCGGAGAGCACGGTGGAAAGCGTTGTGGCTACACAGTTGGTGCATAGTACAAAATCCTCTCGTAGCTCATCAgcagtggtggtggtgccgCAGACTCCGTCAAAGGGTAGGAGAAGGATGGCTCGGGCATCAACAGAGAGCGAAGCGGGGTTGTCTTCGCCTGAAAGCGCGATGGGTAGTGGCTTTATTTCTTCGccagcgtcgtcgacggcACATGCAGGCGGGGACGGCGCAAGTGCCGAACGAGCGAATGACCtggatgagctcgacgaggaagcgtTTGCGAGCTCGGCTGTGTTGGCAAGTCGTGCGGCGGGTTTGGAGCGGAAACGCAGAGCGAGTCAAGATGGGGACGATGAGATGGAAGCAGAGCCCATGACACCAATGGCCGCCACGCGCAAAGCTCTGCTACACACCAGCGCAAGCATGTCAAAGCTGGAAGCGTTCCGTTATACCACGCATACGCCGCGAAAGGAGCAGCCAGAGTTGCAGCGAGGTACGTTGCCACGAAGGTCGATGTACACATCTTGCACTACCAGTGTCAACGCCACGTCGCCGTCGATTCTCAAGTTGACCGCCGCCACTCGCACACCAGTAGCATCTGCAGGAAGCCGACCGAACAAATTCCTCAAGCCAAGTCccacgctgctgctagaCGGTGTGGATGAAAGTGGTACTCATCTGACTTTGGACACAAGTTGTGTCGGCGTTGGTAGCTCAGGCAGTGGCGGCGGTCTCTTTGACAGGTTTCGATATTCAGATCGGTAG
- a CDS encoding putative small nuclear ribonucleoprotein SNRPD1 yields the protein MKLVRFLMKLNNESVTIELKNGTVVHGTVTGVDIQMNTHLKTVKMTVRGRPAVTLDTLSIRGNNIRYWILPDALPLDMLLVDDAPKPKGKRKDPVARGARGGASMDRGRGRGRGGGMRGGRGRGR from the exons ATGAAGCTCGTCAG ATTTTTGATGAAGCTCAACAATGAGTCGGTGACCATCGAGCTCAAAAACGGTACCGTTGTCCACGGCACAGTCACAGGTGTAGACATTCAGATGAACACACATCTCAAAACGGTCAAGATGACGGTGCGTGGACGACCTGCGGTGACGCTTGATACACTGTCGATTCGAGGCAACAACATTCGATATTGGATCCTGCCGGATGCGTTGCCCCTGGATATGTTGTTGGTGGACGATGCACCCAAGCCAAAAGGCAAGAGAAAGGATCCTGTTGCAAGAGGGGCAAGGGGTGGTGCGAGCATGGacagaggcagaggcaggGGGAGAGGTGGTGGTATGCGTGGTGGACGCGGTCGCGGCCGTTGA
- a CDS encoding putative clathrin-associated adaptor complex medium chain encodes MISAFFIFNQKGEVLISRLFRNDLRRSIADIFRIQVVSNPDVRSPIITLGSTSFFHVRHENLYIVAVTKCNANAALIFEFCYRVITIGRSYFGGKFDEEAVKNNFVLIYELLDEILDFGYPQNSEIDTLKMYITTEGVKSEQAVREDSSKITIQATGATSWRRADVKYRKNEAFVDVVETVNLLMSNKGTILRADVDGAILMRAYLSGMPECRFGLNDKLVLEKNDKNRGKVDAVELDDCQFHQCVKLGKYDTDRSISFIPPDGEFELMRYRSTTNVNLPFKVHAIVEEVSKSKVEYTLNLKANFDSKLNATNVVLRIPTPLNTSTVKCQVSMGKAKYVPAENHIVWKIARIQGGGEASFGADAELSSTTVRKTWSRPPIEVDFQVLMFTSSGLLVRYLKVFEKSNYQSVKWVRYLTRSNGSYLIRF; translated from the coding sequence ATGATCTCGGCGTTCTTCATCTTCAACCAGAAAGGAGAGGTGCTCATCTCGCGTCTGTTCCGCAACGATCTTCGACGCAGTATCGCCGATATCTTCCGCATCCAGGTCGTCTCGAATCCTGACGTTCGTTCGCCCATCATCACGCTCGGCTCCACGAGCTTCTTCCACGTTCGGCACGAGAACCTCTACATTGTCGCGGTCACCAAGtgcaacgccaacgccgcgCTCATATTTGAGTTTTGCTACAGAGTAATCACCATCGGTCGATCGTATTTCGGCGGCAAAttcgacgaggaagcggtGAAAAACAACTTTGTGCTGATCTATGAACTGCTAGATGAGATCTTGGACTTTGGCTATCCGCAAAATTCAGAAATCGACACACTCAAGATGTACATCACCACCGAAGGCGTCAAGTCGGAGCAGGCGGTGAGGGAGGATTCGAGCAAGATCACGATTCAGGCAACTGGAGCGACGAGTTGGCGCAGAGCGGATGTAAAGTATAGGAAGAACGAGGCATTTGTGGATGTAGTAGAGACGGTCAATCTGCTGATGAGCAACAAGGGGACAATCTTGCGGGCGGATGTGGATGGAGCTATCCTAATGAGGGCGTACTTATCCGGTATGCCCGAATGCCGATTTGGACTGAACGACAAGCTGGTCTTGGAAAAGAATGACAAGAATCGCGGTAAGGTGGATGCGGTTGAATTGGACGATTGCCAGTTTCATCAGTGTGTCAAGCTGGGAAAGTACGATACGGATCgcagcatcagcttcaTTCCACCGGATGGCGAGTTCGAGCTGATGCGATATCGATCGACCACCAACGTGAATTTGCCTTTCAAGGTGCATGCCATTGTCGAAGAGGTATCCAAGAGCAAAGTCGAATATACGCTCAACCTCAAAGCGAATTTCGACAGCAAGCTGAACGCTACCAATGTGGTGCTACGCATTCCTACGCCGTTGAACACTTCGACGGTAAAGTGCCAGGTCAGCATGGGAAAAGCCAAGTACGTGCCCGCCGAGAATCACATCGTCTGGAAGATCGCGCGGATtcaaggtggtggagagGCGAGCTTCGGTGCCGATGCAGAGCTCAGTAGTACAACCGTCAGGAAGACGTGGAGCAGACCACCGATCGAGGTGGATTTCCAGGTACTCATGTTCACCAGCTCTGGGTTGTTGGTCAGGTACCTGAAGGTGTTTGAGAAGAGCAACTATCAGAGCGTAAAGTGGGTCAGGTATCTGACGAGGAGTAATGGGAGTTACCTCATTCGGTTTTAG
- a CDS encoding exosome non-catalytic core subunit RRP46 (related to RRP46 - Exosome non-catalytic core component) → MVEATSTEGPSESARRTSPTALRSLSAEFGILARSDASASFSFGPVNVVASVSGPTEVRIRDELTDRATLDVIYQPQHGVAGIPARAVSDALTTAFSSVLLLHHHPRSLIQLVLQTLSSPSLPQSAGQPLQTDTGDNHRHVPRQPLLLGPDVPPSATEQAALINAASLALLDAGIPARASVAACACAILPATQGLVLRQNSHITEMSQSQLAGLVRQYKQEQDESDDVDRYDEKDSNKRYTAETVVLLDPTPLELDYALSTHVFAFAFSQALDEQDKEATPREISEQIFAESQGAVDLDELQHARRLCLSGCSAIVAFMRTAVQKRVASQVA, encoded by the exons ATGGTAGAAGCAACATCGACAGAAGGACCGTCAGAATCCGCTAGGAGAACATCTCCGACTGCGCTCCGATCACTGTCGGCTGAATTCGGCATCTTGGCAAGGTCTGATGCCAGCGCCTCGTTTTCCTTCGGTCCAGTCAATGTAGTCGCCTCAGTATCAGGACCGACAGAAGTGCGCATAAGGGACGAACTTACGGATCGTGCGACCCTTGATGTCATCTACCAGCCTCAACACGGTGTTGCAGGCATTCCAGCACGAGCTGTCTCTGATGCGCTCACCACCGCATTTTCctctgtgctgctgctgcatcaccatccacgTTCATTGATACAGCTGGTGCTGCAAACGCTGTCGTCACCATCGTTGCCGCAGTCCGCTGGGCAGCCGCTCCAAACCGATACTGGAGACAATCATCGACATGTGCCAAGACAACCATTGCTGCTGGGTCCCGATGTTCCGCCTAGTGCTACCGAGCAGGCTGCACTCATCAACGCTGCATCGTTGGCATTACTAGATGCAGGAATCCCGGCAAGAGCTAGCGTAGCCGCTTGTGCATGCGCCATACTTCCAGCGACACAGGGTCTCGTGCTCAGACAGAACAGTCACATAACTGAGATGTCTCAATCGCAGTTGGCAGGTCTGGTGCGCCAGTacaagcaagagcaagatgaAAGCGACGATGTTGATAGGTATGACGAGAAAGACAGCAACAAGCGATACACGGCAGA GACGGTGGTACTGTTGGACCCAACGCCATTAGAGTTGGACTATGCTCTCAGCACACACGTATTTGCCTTTGCATTCTCGCAAGCTTTGGATGAACAGGATAAGGAGGCAACACCACGGGAGATCTCGGAACAGATCTTTGCCGAATCGCAGGGCGCTGTTGATTTGGACGAACTGCAACACGCTCGTCGGCTTTGCTTGAGTGGATGCTCTGCCATTGTCGCTTTCATGCGAACAGCGGTACAAAAACGAGTTGCGTCGCAGGTCGCATGA